Proteins from a single region of Streptococcus oralis:
- the pta gene encoding phosphate acetyltransferase, translating into MEVFESLKANLVGKNARIVLPEGEEPRILQATKRLVKETEVIPVLLGNPEKIKIYLEIEGIMDGYEVIDPQHYPQFEEMVAALVERRKGKMTEEEARKVLVEDVNYFGVMLVYLGLVDGMVSGAIHSTASTVRPALQIIKTRPNVTRTSGAFLMVRGTERYLFGDCAININPDAEALAEIAINSAITAKMFGIEPKIAMLSYSTKGSGFGESVDKVVEATKIAHDLRPDLEIDGELQFDAAFVPETAALKAPGSNVAGQANVFIFPGIEAGNIGYKMAERLGGFAAVGPVLQGLNKPVNDLSRGCNADDVYKLTLITAAQAVHQ; encoded by the coding sequence ATGGAAGTTTTTGAAAGTCTCAAAGCCAACCTGGTTGGCAAAAATGCTCGTATCGTTCTCCCTGAAGGGGAAGAGCCACGTATTCTTCAAGCGACAAAACGCTTGGTAAAAGAAACAGAAGTAATTCCTGTTTTGCTTGGAAACCCTGAAAAAATTAAAATTTATCTTGAAATTGAAGGGATCATGGATGGTTATGAAGTGATTGATCCCCAACATTATCCTCAATTCGAAGAAATGGTTGCTGCCTTAGTAGAGCGTCGTAAGGGCAAAATGACTGAAGAAGAAGCGCGCAAAGTTTTGGTTGAAGATGTCAACTACTTTGGTGTGATGCTAGTCTACTTGGGCTTGGTTGACGGTATGGTATCTGGTGCGATTCACTCAACTGCCTCAACAGTTCGCCCGGCCCTACAAATCATTAAAACTCGTCCAAACGTAACTCGTACTTCAGGTGCCTTCCTTATGGTACGTGGGACAGAACGTTACCTATTTGGAGACTGTGCCATTAACATCAATCCAGATGCAGAAGCCTTGGCTGAAATTGCGATCAACTCAGCAATCACAGCTAAGATGTTTGGTATTGAACCTAAAATTGCTATGCTAAGCTATTCTACTAAAGGTTCAGGATTTGGTGAAAGTGTTGATAAGGTCGTAGAAGCAACTAAAATTGCTCACGACTTGCGTCCCGACCTTGAGATTGATGGTGAGTTGCAATTTGACGCTGCCTTTGTTCCTGAAACTGCAGCTCTTAAAGCTCCAGGAAGTAATGTAGCTGGTCAAGCAAATGTCTTTATCTTCCCAGGTATCGAAGCAGGAAATATTGGGTACAAGATGGCAGAACGTCTCGGTGGTTTTGCGGCTGTAGGACCTGTTTTGCAAGGTTTGAACAAACCTGTTAACGACCTTTCTCGTGGATGTAATGCAGATGATGTGTACAAGTTGACCCTTATCACAGCAGCTCAAGCAGTTCATCAATAA
- a CDS encoding GTP pyrophosphokinase family protein codes for MTIEWEEFLDPYIQAVGELKIKLRGIRKQYRKQNKHSPIEFVTGRVKPIESIKEKMARRGITYASLEHDLQDIAGLRVMVQFVDDVKEVVEILRKRQDMRVVQERDYITHRKASGYRSYHVVVEYTVDTINGAKTILAEIQIRTLAMNFWATIEHSLNYKYQGDFPEEIRKRLEITAKIAYQLDEEMGKIRDDIQEAQALFDPLSRKLNDGVGNSDDTDEEYR; via the coding sequence ATGACCATAGAATGGGAAGAATTTTTAGATCCTTACATTCAGGCTGTTGGTGAATTGAAGATTAAACTTCGGGGGATTCGCAAACAGTATCGTAAGCAAAACAAGCATTCTCCGATTGAGTTTGTAACGGGTCGGGTAAAACCGATTGAAAGTATTAAAGAAAAAATGGCTCGTCGAGGAATTACTTATGCAAGTCTAGAACATGATCTGCAAGATATTGCTGGTTTACGTGTCATGGTTCAGTTTGTTGATGACGTTAAAGAGGTAGTTGAGATTCTACGTAAACGCCAAGATATGAGAGTCGTTCAGGAACGAGACTATATCACTCATCGTAAGGCTTCGGGCTATCGTTCTTATCACGTGGTTGTTGAGTACACGGTTGATACGATCAACGGGGCTAAGACGATTTTGGCGGAAATTCAAATACGGACTTTAGCCATGAATTTCTGGGCTACGATTGAACACTCGCTCAATTATAAATATCAGGGCGATTTTCCAGAAGAAATCAGGAAAAGACTGGAAATCACGGCCAAAATAGCCTATCAACTGGATGAAGAAATGGGTAAGATTCGTGATGATATTCAGGAAGCGCAGGCTCTCTTTGATCCATTGAGCAGAAAACTAAACGATGGTGTAGGAAATAGTGACGATACAGATGAAGAATACAGATAA
- a CDS encoding MBL fold metallo-hydrolase — MSEKGFKYSILASGSSGNSFYLETPKKKILIDAGLSGKKITSLLAEINRKPEDLDAILITHEHSDHIHGVGVLARKYGMDLYANEKTWQAMENSRYLGKVDSSQKHIFEMGKTKTFGDIDIESFGVSHDAVAPQFYRFMKDDKSFVVLTDTGYVSDRMAGIVENADGYLIESNHDVEILRAGSYAWRLKQRILSDLGHLSNEDGAEAMIRAMGNRTKKIYLGHLSKENNIKELAHMTMVNQLAQADLGVGVDFKVYDTSPDTATPLTDI, encoded by the coding sequence ATGAGTGAAAAAGGCTTTAAATACAGTATCTTAGCGTCAGGTTCCAGTGGAAATTCCTTTTATCTGGAAACCCCAAAAAAGAAAATCCTAATAGATGCGGGCTTGTCTGGTAAGAAAATTACAAGTCTGCTAGCTGAAATCAATCGCAAACCTGAAGATCTGGATGCGATTCTGATTACGCATGAGCACTCAGACCATATCCATGGGGTCGGTGTCTTGGCTCGCAAATATGGTATGGATCTTTACGCCAATGAAAAGACTTGGCAGGCTATGGAAAATAGCAGGTATCTTGGCAAGGTTGATTCTTCGCAAAAGCATATCTTTGAAATGGGTAAAACCAAAACCTTTGGCGATATCGATATTGAGAGTTTTGGTGTCAGCCATGATGCAGTTGCACCCCAGTTTTACCGATTTATGAAAGACGACAAGAGTTTTGTCGTGTTGACCGATACAGGCTATGTAAGTGACCGTATGGCTGGAATAGTCGAAAATGCGGATGGCTATCTTATTGAGTCAAACCATGATGTAGAGATTTTGCGAGCAGGATCTTATGCATGGCGACTCAAACAGCGAATTCTATCGGATCTCGGTCACCTTTCTAACGAGGATGGTGCTGAGGCCATGATTCGTGCAATGGGAAATCGGACTAAGAAAATCTATCTTGGGCATTTATCCAAGGAGAACAATATCAAGGAGCTGGCTCATATGACTATGGTAAACCAGCTAGCGCAAGCTGATCTGGGAGTCGGAGTAGACTTTAAGGTTTATGATACCTCACCAGATACTGCAACACCATTAACAGATATATAA
- a CDS encoding RluA family pseudouridine synthase, giving the protein MRFEFTADDHVKVKTFLKKHEVSKGLLAKIKFRGGAILVNGQPQNATYLLDVGDRVTIDIPAEEEFESLEAIDRPLDILYEDDHFLVLNKPYGVASIPSVNHSNTIANFIKGYYVKQNYENQQVHIVTRLDRDTSGLMLFAKHGYAHARLDKQLQRKSIEKRYFALVKGAGVLEPEGEIIAPIARDMDSIITRRVAKGGKYAHTSYKVVASYGNIHLVDIRLHTGRTHQIRVHFSHIGFPLLGDDLYGGSLDDGIQRQALHCHYLSFYHPFLEQDLQLESPLPDDFSNLITQLSTNTL; this is encoded by the coding sequence ATGAGGTTCGAATTTACCGCAGATGACCACGTCAAAGTTAAAACTTTCCTCAAGAAACATGAGGTTTCTAAGGGACTTTTGGCTAAGATTAAGTTTCGAGGTGGGGCTATTCTGGTCAATGGCCAACCTCAAAATGCGACTTATCTCTTAGATGTTGGAGACAGGGTAACTATTGATATTCCAGCAGAGGAAGAATTTGAGAGCCTTGAAGCTATTGATCGACCACTTGATATCTTGTATGAGGATGATCATTTTCTGGTTTTGAATAAACCTTATGGAGTAGCTTCCATCCCCAGTGTCAATCATTCCAACACCATTGCCAATTTTATCAAGGGCTACTATGTCAAGCAAAACTATGAAAACCAGCAAGTTCACATCGTGACTAGGCTTGATAGAGATACTTCTGGTTTGATGCTTTTTGCCAAGCACGGCTACGCTCATGCACGTTTAGACAAGCAGTTACAACGAAAGTCTATCGAGAAACGTTACTTTGCTTTGGTTAAGGGAGCTGGTGTCTTGGAGCCTGAAGGGGAGATTATTGCCCCGATTGCGCGTGATATGGACTCCATTATCACGAGACGGGTTGCAAAAGGTGGGAAATACGCCCATACGTCTTATAAAGTTGTAGCGTCTTATGGAAATATTCACCTAGTCGATATTCGCCTGCATACTGGACGAACTCATCAGATCCGAGTGCATTTTTCTCACATCGGTTTTCCTCTTTTAGGAGACGATCTCTATGGAGGAAGTTTAGACGACGGCATTCAACGTCAAGCTCTGCATTGCCATTATTTATCTTTTTATCATCCTTTTCTAGAGCAAGATTTGCAATTAGAAAGCCCCTTACCGGATGATTTCAGCAATCTTATTACTCAGTTATCAACTAATACTCTTTAA
- the yycF gene encoding response regulator YycF yields the protein MKKILIVDDEKPISDIIKFNMAKEGYEVVTAFNGREAIELFEAEQPDIIILDLMLPEIDGLEVAKAIRKTSSVPIIMLSAKDSEFDKVIGLELGADDYVTKPFSNRELQARVKALLRRTDLVSVDSQESDEKKTQPLQIGDLEIVPDAYVAKKYGEELDLTHREFELLYHLASHIGQVITREHLLETVWGYDYFGDVRTVDVTIRRLREKIEDTPSRPEYILTRRGVGYYMRNND from the coding sequence ATGAAAAAAATATTAATTGTAGATGATGAGAAACCAATCTCAGATATTATTAAGTTTAATATGGCCAAGGAAGGTTATGAAGTTGTTACAGCCTTCAATGGTCGTGAGGCAATCGAGCTATTTGAAGCTGAGCAACCAGATATTATTATCCTTGACTTGATGCTACCTGAAATCGATGGTTTAGAAGTTGCTAAAGCTATTCGTAAGACTAGTAGCGTGCCGATTATCATGCTATCAGCTAAGGATAGCGAGTTTGACAAGGTTATTGGTTTAGAGTTAGGTGCAGATGATTATGTTACAAAACCTTTCTCAAATCGTGAGTTGCAGGCTCGTGTCAAGGCCCTGCTTCGTCGTACAGACCTGGTTTCAGTAGATAGCCAAGAGTCTGATGAGAAGAAGACGCAGCCTTTACAAATTGGTGATTTGGAAATCGTTCCAGATGCTTACGTGGCTAAGAAATATGGTGAGGAATTAGATTTGACCCACCGTGAGTTTGAACTTTTGTATCACTTGGCATCTCATATTGGTCAAGTGATTACGCGTGAACACTTGCTTGAGACTGTATGGGGATATGACTATTTTGGTGATGTTCGTACAGTGGACGTGACCATTAGACGCTTGCGTGAGAAAATAGAAGATACTCCAAGTCGTCCAGAGTACATTCTCACACGTCGTGGTGTTGGATACTATATGAGAAATAATGATTGA
- a CDS encoding cysteine desulfurase family protein encodes MIYLDNAATTPMSAVAIAEMTKVMKETHGNPSSIHGHGRQAGKLLREARQDLAHLLGTKPQHIFFTSGGTESNNTAIIGYCLRHQERGKHIITTAIEHHSVLETIDYLVQHFGFEATIIQPVNQEITAQQIQEALRDDTILVSTMYANNETGSLLPIAEIGHILKDHPAAYHVDAVQAIGKIPIHPEELGIDFLSASAHKFHGPKGVGFLYASSMDFDSYLHGGDQEQKKRAGTENLAAIVGMVAALKEDLDYQVEHYQKLSALKSAFLEEIAGLDYYLNESNHQLPYVVNIGFPGQKNDLLLLRLDLEGISISTGSACTAGIVQTSHVLEAFYGPDSHRLTESVRISLSPLNTEEELKQLAQTLKNIIGD; translated from the coding sequence TTGATTTATTTGGACAATGCTGCAACGACTCCTATGTCAGCAGTAGCTATTGCAGAAATGACCAAGGTCATGAAAGAAACTCATGGTAATCCTTCTAGTATTCATGGTCATGGTCGGCAGGCTGGTAAACTCTTACGAGAAGCTCGTCAGGACTTAGCTCACTTACTAGGAACCAAACCTCAACATATCTTTTTCACATCTGGCGGTACAGAAAGTAACAATACAGCCATTATCGGCTATTGTCTCCGTCATCAAGAACGTGGAAAACATATCATTACTACAGCTATTGAACACCATTCTGTGCTTGAGACTATCGATTATCTGGTTCAACATTTTGGTTTTGAAGCAACCATCATCCAACCAGTAAATCAAGAAATAACTGCCCAGCAAATTCAAGAAGCTTTACGTGACGATACCATCCTCGTTTCAACCATGTATGCTAATAATGAAACAGGGAGTCTCTTACCTATCGCTGAGATTGGACATATTTTAAAAGACCATCCTGCTGCTTATCATGTAGATGCTGTACAAGCCATCGGGAAAATTCCTATCCATCCTGAGGAATTAGGAATTGATTTCCTTAGTGCTTCTGCCCACAAATTCCATGGACCAAAAGGAGTTGGTTTCCTCTACGCTTCATCTATGGACTTTGATTCCTACCTTCACGGCGGGGACCAAGAGCAAAAAAAACGGGCTGGAACAGAAAACCTTGCAGCCATTGTAGGCATGGTTGCTGCTCTCAAAGAAGATCTGGATTATCAAGTTGAGCATTACCAAAAACTAAGCGCACTCAAATCTGCTTTTTTAGAAGAAATTGCAGGTCTCGATTACTATCTCAATGAAAGCAATCACCAACTACCTTATGTTGTCAACATTGGCTTTCCTGGTCAGAAAAATGATTTGCTTTTACTTCGGTTAGACCTTGAGGGAATTTCAATTTCTACCGGTTCAGCTTGTACTGCTGGTATTGTGCAAACCAGTCATGTGCTTGAAGCTTTTTATGGACCAGATTCACATCGTTTAACAGAATCTGTCCGTATCAGTCTTTCTCCTCTTAACACTGAGGAAGAACTGAAACAACTCGCACAAACTTTAAAAAATATTATTGGAGATTAA
- a CDS encoding CYTH domain-containing protein, with protein MKHLEIELKTLLKKEEYDHLKKQFSHIQPVLQKNYYIDTPDFQLREKKVAMRFRTFSDWAELTLKLPQTVGNMEYNQKLTLPEAESYLEKQKLPQGLVLEKLAKIGIESHDWLVLGCLSTLRYEMKTEIGLMALDESHYFDQTDYELELEVTDHEKGKADFKRFLDENQITYQKAPSKLIRFIKSMKKS; from the coding sequence ATGAAACATTTAGAAATAGAATTGAAAACACTTCTGAAAAAAGAGGAATATGATCATCTAAAAAAACAGTTTTCCCATATCCAACCCGTTCTTCAGAAGAACTACTACATTGACACGCCAGATTTCCAATTGCGTGAAAAGAAGGTTGCCATGCGCTTTCGCACCTTTTCAGATTGGGCGGAGTTGACCTTGAAATTACCTCAAACTGTAGGAAATATGGAATACAACCAGAAACTAACTCTTCCAGAAGCTGAATCATACCTAGAAAAACAAAAACTACCTCAAGGGCTCGTTCTAGAGAAGCTCGCTAAGATTGGTATTGAAAGCCATGACTGGCTTGTTCTAGGCTGCCTTTCAACCCTTCGTTATGAAATGAAAACTGAGATTGGCTTAATGGCTTTAGATGAAAGTCACTACTTTGACCAGACGGACTATGAACTCGAGCTTGAAGTCACCGACCATGAAAAAGGGAAAGCTGATTTTAAGAGATTTTTAGATGAAAATCAGATAACTTATCAGAAAGCTCCATCAAAATTAATTCGTTTTATTAAAAGCATGAAAAAAAGCTGA
- the vicK gene encoding cell wall metabolism sensor histidine kinase VicK, translating into MIEDIRQTILTSDFIFILILLGFILVVTLLLLENRRDNIRLKEINQKVKDLIAGDYSQVLDLQGSTEITNITNNLNDLSEVIRLTQENLEQESKRLHSILSYMTDGVLATNRRGQITMINDMAKKQLGVQKEDVLNKSILELLKIEDEYELRDLITQIPELMIDSQDVNGEFLSLRVRFALVRRESGFISGLVAVLHDTTEQEKEERERRLFVSNVSHELRTPLTSVKSYLEALDEGALYDPVAPDFIKVSLDETNRMMRMVTDLLHLSRIDNATTQLDVELINFTAFITFILNRFDKMRSQDDEKKYELVRDYPINSVWIEIDTDKMTQVIDNILNNAIKYSPDGGKITVSMKTTDDQMILSIKDQGLGIPKQDLPKIFDRFYRVDRARSRAQGGTGLGLAIAKEIIKQHNGFIWAKSEYGKGSTFTIVLPYDKDAVKEEIWEDEIED; encoded by the coding sequence ATGATTGAAGATATTAGACAAACTATTCTGACCAGCGATTTTATTTTTATCTTGATTTTACTGGGCTTTATCCTGGTGGTGACCTTGCTGTTACTGGAAAATCGTCGGGATAATATCCGTCTGAAGGAGATAAATCAAAAGGTTAAGGACTTGATTGCAGGTGATTATTCTCAAGTTTTGGACTTACAGGGCAGTACAGAAATCACCAATATTACCAATAACCTTAATGATTTGTCAGAAGTTATTCGTTTGACCCAAGAAAATCTGGAACAAGAGAGTAAAAGACTGCATAGTATTCTTTCTTACATGACAGATGGAGTGCTTGCGACTAATCGCCGTGGGCAGATTACCATGATTAACGACATGGCCAAGAAACAATTAGGTGTGCAGAAAGAGGATGTCCTTAACAAAAGCATTTTAGAATTGCTTAAGATAGAGGATGAGTATGAACTGCGTGACCTGATTACACAGATTCCTGAGTTGATGATTGATTCCCAAGATGTGAATGGTGAATTCCTGAGCCTTCGTGTACGTTTCGCTTTGGTTCGCCGTGAGTCTGGATTCATCTCGGGTTTGGTTGCCGTTTTACATGATACAACCGAGCAGGAGAAGGAAGAACGCGAACGGAGACTCTTCGTTTCAAACGTGAGTCATGAGCTGAGAACTCCTTTGACCAGTGTTAAATCTTATCTTGAAGCCTTGGACGAGGGAGCCTTGTATGATCCTGTAGCCCCTGATTTTATCAAGGTTTCACTCGATGAAACCAACCGTATGATGCGGATGGTGACAGATCTCTTGCATCTCTCTCGTATTGATAATGCGACTACTCAGTTGGATGTGGAGTTGATTAACTTTACGGCCTTCATCACCTTTATTCTCAACCGCTTTGATAAGATGAGAAGTCAGGATGACGAGAAAAAATATGAACTTGTTAGAGATTACCCAATAAACTCAGTTTGGATTGAGATTGATACCGATAAGATGACTCAGGTGATTGATAATATTCTTAACAATGCCATTAAGTACTCACCAGATGGTGGCAAAATTACTGTTAGCATGAAGACCACTGACGACCAGATGATTTTATCCATCAAAGACCAAGGTTTAGGTATTCCAAAGCAAGATTTGCCGAAGATTTTTGACCGCTTCTACCGTGTGGATCGTGCAAGAAGCCGGGCTCAAGGTGGTACCGGTCTAGGTCTGGCTATCGCAAAAGAAATCATTAAACAACACAATGGCTTTATTTGGGCCAAAAGTGAATACGGTAAGGGCTCAACCTTTACCATTGTGCTCCCTTATGATAAGGATGCCGTAAAAGAAGAAATATGGGAGGACGAAATAGAAGACTAG
- a CDS encoding ribose-phosphate diphosphokinase, translating into MSDRNNMKLFTLNSNHEIAQKIADTVGVPLGKLSSRQFSDGEIQVNIEESVRGYDVYIIQSTSYPVSNHLMELLIMVDACVRASAHSINVVLPYFGYARQDRIASSREPLTAKLVANMLVKAGVSRVLTLDLHAVQVQGFFDIPVDNLYTVPLFAKHYCDKGLLGSDVVVVSPKNSGVKRARSLAEYLDAPIAIIDYAQDDSDRNEGYIIGDVEGKKAILIDDILNTGRTFSEAAKIVEREGATEIYAVSSHGLFVEGAADLLDATNIKEILVTDSVATKERTPENVCYITASELIGDAIVRIHERKPVSPLFAYNKKK; encoded by the coding sequence ATGTCAGATAGAAACAACATGAAACTTTTCACCCTAAACTCTAATCATGAAATCGCTCAAAAGATTGCGGATACAGTTGGTGTACCTCTCGGGAAATTATCCTCTCGACAATTTTCTGACGGCGAAATCCAGGTCAACATTGAAGAAAGTGTCCGTGGTTACGATGTCTACATCATCCAGTCAACCAGCTACCCTGTTAGCAACCACTTGATGGAGTTGTTGATCATGGTTGACGCTTGTGTACGCGCAAGTGCACATAGTATCAACGTTGTCCTTCCTTACTTTGGTTATGCGCGTCAGGATCGTATCGCTTCTTCTCGCGAACCCCTCACTGCGAAACTGGTTGCCAATATGCTTGTCAAAGCTGGTGTAAGCCGTGTTCTAACGCTGGACCTCCACGCTGTTCAGGTCCAAGGTTTCTTTGATATTCCTGTAGATAATCTTTATACTGTTCCTCTATTTGCTAAGCACTACTGTGATAAAGGGCTTCTTGGTTCTGATGTTGTTGTTGTCAGTCCAAAGAACTCTGGTGTTAAACGTGCACGTAGTTTGGCTGAATATCTTGATGCTCCTATCGCTATCATTGACTACGCCCAAGACGATTCTGATCGTAACGAAGGCTATATCATTGGGGATGTTGAAGGCAAAAAGGCTATCTTGATTGACGATATCCTAAATACTGGTCGTACTTTCTCTGAAGCAGCCAAAATCGTTGAACGTGAAGGCGCAACTGAGATTTATGCAGTATCTAGTCACGGTTTATTTGTTGAAGGGGCAGCAGATCTTCTTGATGCTACAAACATCAAGGAAATCCTTGTGACAGACTCCGTAGCGACCAAAGAAAGAACTCCAGAAAATGTATGCTACATTACTGCTAGCGAATTAATCGGAGATGCTATCGTCCGCATCCATGAAAGAAAACCAGTCAGCCCACTCTTTGCTTACAACAAAAAGAAATAA
- the mutY gene encoding A/G-specific adenine glycosylase → MLDLKEYGIVMWPEEKIISFREKLLNWYDENKRDLPWRRSKNPYHIWVSEIMLQQTRVDTVIPYYERFLDWFPTVESLANAPEERLLKAWEGLGYYSRVRNMQAAAQQIMTDFGGQFPNTYEGISSLKGIGPYTAGAISSIAFNLPEPAVDGNVMRVLARLFEVNHDIGVPSNRKIFQSMMEILIDPKRPGDFNQALMDLGSDIEAPVNPRPEESPVKDFSAAYQNGTMGRYPIKEPKKKPLPIYLKALVVRNDRGQYLLEKNESEKLLAGFWHFPLIEVDDFSSDDNQLDLFSQVTEESRVFGPSPQENFEQDYDLEVNWSQQVFDQVKHVFSHRKWHIQILAGQVSETKQFSDREIRWISPQEFSDYPLAKPQQKIWQAYKTTLEDEGLQ, encoded by the coding sequence ATGTTAGATTTGAAAGAATACGGTATCGTCATGTGGCCAGAGGAGAAGATTATTTCTTTTCGTGAAAAACTCCTCAACTGGTATGATGAAAACAAGCGAGATTTACCATGGCGTAGAAGTAAAAATCCTTATCACATCTGGGTATCTGAAATCATGCTCCAGCAGACCAGAGTGGATACAGTTATTCCATACTACGAACGATTCTTGGACTGGTTTCCAACTGTTGAAAGTCTGGCGAATGCCCCTGAAGAGCGTCTGCTGAAGGCTTGGGAGGGTTTGGGCTATTATTCTCGAGTACGCAATATGCAGGCTGCAGCGCAGCAGATTATGACTGACTTTGGGGGTCAATTTCCAAACACCTATGAAGGCATTTCTAGTTTAAAAGGGATTGGCCCTTACACTGCGGGAGCTATTTCCAGTATCGCTTTTAATTTGCCTGAGCCAGCGGTTGATGGCAATGTCATGCGGGTTTTGGCACGCTTGTTTGAGGTTAATCATGATATCGGAGTTCCCAGCAATCGAAAGATTTTCCAATCCATGATGGAAATCTTGATTGACCCGAAACGACCAGGTGACTTTAACCAAGCTCTGATGGATTTAGGGTCTGACATAGAGGCTCCAGTTAACCCTCGACCAGAAGAAAGCCCTGTTAAGGACTTTAGCGCAGCCTATCAGAATGGCACCATGGGTCGTTATCCGATTAAAGAACCCAAGAAAAAGCCTCTCCCAATTTATCTCAAGGCTTTAGTTGTACGCAATGACCGTGGTCAATATCTACTTGAAAAAAATGAAAGCGAGAAACTACTAGCTGGTTTTTGGCATTTCCCACTGATTGAAGTTGACGATTTTTCAAGTGATGACAATCAACTAGATCTCTTTTCACAAGTCACAGAGGAAAGCAGAGTATTTGGGCCAAGTCCTCAAGAAAACTTTGAGCAAGATTATGATTTAGAAGTGAATTGGTCCCAGCAAGTATTTGACCAGGTCAAGCATGTTTTTAGTCATCGGAAATGGCATATTCAAATTCTAGCTGGTCAAGTGTCGGAAACAAAACAGTTTTCGGACAGAGAAATTCGCTGGATTTCTCCTCAGGAGTTTTCTGACTATCCACTTGCGAAACCTCAACAAAAAATTTGGCAGGCTTATAAAACAACTCTTGAAGATGAAGGCTTACAGTAG
- a CDS encoding NAD kinase has protein sequence MKNTDKRVDLIANRKPQSQKVLHELREKLKKQHFILNDTNPDIVISIGGDGMLLSAFHKYENQLDKVRFVGVHTGHLGFYTDYRDFELDQLVTNLLLDTGAKVSYPVLNVKVTLENGEVKIFRALNEASIRRSDRTMVADIIINHVPFERFRGDGVTVSTPTGSTAYNKSLGGAVLHPTIEALQLTEIASLNNRVYRTLGSSIIIPKKDKIELLPTRNDYHTISVDNSVYSFRNIERIEYQIDHHKIHFVATPSHTSFWNRVKDAFIGEVDE, from the coding sequence ATGAAGAATACAGATAAACGAGTTGACCTCATAGCAAATAGAAAGCCACAAAGTCAGAAGGTCTTGCATGAGCTGAGGGAAAAACTCAAGAAACAACATTTTATACTGAACGATACCAATCCCGACATCGTGATTTCGATTGGTGGTGACGGGATGCTTTTGTCCGCTTTCCACAAGTATGAGAATCAGTTAGACAAAGTTCGATTTGTAGGTGTTCATACAGGGCATTTGGGATTTTACACAGATTATCGTGATTTTGAGCTGGATCAGTTGGTGACCAATCTTCTGCTAGACACTGGTGCCAAAGTTTCCTATCCAGTCTTGAATGTCAAGGTAACGCTTGAAAATGGAGAAGTGAAAATCTTCCGGGCCTTAAATGAAGCGAGTATCCGTCGATCAGACCGGACCATGGTGGCAGATATCATCATTAACCATGTTCCGTTCGAGCGATTTCGTGGAGATGGAGTGACTGTTTCAACGCCGACGGGAAGTACTGCCTACAACAAGTCCTTGGGTGGAGCTGTCTTGCATCCGACCATTGAAGCCTTGCAGTTGACAGAGATAGCAAGTCTTAACAACCGAGTCTATCGCACTTTGGGTTCATCAATCATTATCCCTAAAAAAGATAAGATTGAACTATTACCGACACGCAATGATTACCATACGATATCAGTCGATAACAGCGTCTATTCTTTCCGTAATATCGAACGGATTGAGTATCAAATCGACCATCACAAGATTCACTTCGTAGCGACTCCAAGCCACACTAGTTTCTGGAATCGTGTCAAAGATGCCTTCATCGGCGAGGTGGATGAATGA
- a CDS encoding thioredoxin encodes MEQFLENIKDLEVTTVARAQETLDNKETATFFIGRKTCPYCRKFAGTLAGVVDETKAHIYFINSEEPSQLNELQEFRSRYGIPTVPGFVHIADGQIKVRCDSSMSAQEIKEFAGL; translated from the coding sequence ATGGAACAATTTTTAGAAAACATCAAAGACCTTGAAGTCACTACAGTTGCGCGTGCACAAGAAACACTCGATAATAAAGAAACAGCAACCTTCTTTATTGGCCGTAAAACTTGCCCTTACTGCCGTAAATTTGCAGGCACATTGGCAGGTGTCGTAGATGAAACCAAAGCCCACATCTACTTCATCAACAGTGAAGAACCAAGTCAACTCAATGAGTTACAAGAATTCCGTTCACGCTATGGAATTCCAACCGTACCAGGATTTGTTCACATTGCAGATGGCCAAATCAAGGTCCGTTGCGACTCTTCCATGTCAGCACAAGAAATCAAAGAATTTGCAGGATTGTAA